A segment of the Aridibaculum aurantiacum genome:
AAACACTACACATAGATCCGCTCTACTGCATCTTTATATTTCTCCGTTATCACTTTTCGCTTAAGGCTCATTTTAGGAGTCATTTCACCACTGTCTATACTCCATTCCCGTGGCAGCAGTTCAAACTTTTTTATCTGTTCTACCTGGTTGAAATATTTATTGAAGTTCTCAACAAGGCTGCGGTAGTGTTGCAAAACCTGCGGGTGTTTTATAGCCTCTTCATTACTTGTAAATGTGAGGTTGTTTTCCCGCATCCATTCGCGCAGCATAGGGTACGATGGAACGATCAAGGCACCAACAAATTTCTTTTCTGCCCCTACCACCAACACCTGTTCTATGTAAGGACTTTCTTTTAGCCGGTTCTCTATAGGCTGAGGCGCCACATATTTACCACCACTTGTTTTAAACAGTTCCTTTTTGCGATCTGTGATCTTCAGGAATTTTCCATCCCACACTCCTATATCACCGGTCAATAACCATCCATCTTTCAACACCTCTTCGGTAAGATCAGGACGCTTATAATAACCCTGCATCACCGATGGACCACTTACTAATATTTCTCCATCTTCGGCAAGCTTCACCTGTGTTCCATTGATAGGAGGACCTACGGTTCCAAACTTTGTATCTGTCCAAGGGTCGCGGCGATTTACGCTAATTACCGGGCTATTTTCCGTTGGGCCATACCCTTCGTAAATAGGAATTTTAGCTGCATTGAAAATGCGCAGCAACTTCTCCTGGCAGGCTGCGCCACCGGTTATTATAAATTCAATATTTCCACCCAGTGCTTCTCTCCATTTGCTGAAGATTATTTTATTAGCAATAGCAAGTTGTGCATTGTAGAACACGCCGCCACTCTTCAGGTTATCGTATTTTTCAGCAAGGTCAACTGCCCAATAAAACAGCTTCCGCTTTACCCCTGTCAGTTCATTGCCTTTAGCCATTATTTTCTCAAATACTTTCTCCAGTAATCGCGGCACTGTGGTAAATCCATGAGGCTTTACTTCTTTAAGGTTGTCACCTATGGTTTCAAGCGATTCTGCATAGTAGATACTTATACCGCTGTACAGGTAGATGTAAGTCACCATCTTCTCGAAGATGTGATTGAGCGGCAAAAAGCTCAGCACCTTCAGATGCGGGCTATCAGGAAACTTAAAGCTGTCTTTTGCTGCATATACATTGCTGTATATATTCCGGTGACGCAGCATCACACCTTTTGGCGTGCCGGTAGTACCAGATGTATAAATGATGGTGGCCAGGTGTTCTGGCGAAATAGTTGCCTTTATTTCCTCCACTTTTCGCAGTGCCTGCTCATCAGCCATATCACGCACTTTAGTCCAATGATCTGCACCAGCTATTTCATCAAAGGTGTAAACATTGCGCAACGTAGGTACACGATCTTGCACACTACGCACCTTTTCCAGCAGGTCTTCACTACTTACGAAAATGTATTTAACAGCAGCGTCTTTAAGTATGAATTCGAGTTCAAGTGGATTGGTGGTAGGGTAAATAGGAACAAGTATTGCTCCTACCTGCTGCACAGCCAGGTCAGTAAAAACCCACTCAGGGCGGTTGCTGCTAATGATGGCAATTTTATCGGAACCTTCAGGAGAAAAATCATTGGCTGAAACACCTAGTTTATAAAGACCAGCACTGAAACGATTTACAATATCCTGCACCTGTTGGGTACTGTAGGGTGTCCAGGTGCCATTTATTTTGGCAACCAGCATATCGTCTTTAGGAAACTTAGATAACTGGTGTGCGAGGCAGTCAAACAATCGTTTTGAAGTCATAGGAAAAATTTTGAAGCTTCCAGCAATATAAGTCGGTTGCAACAAACTGCAAAACAACAGCTTGTTGCAAGCTTATAATCCACCTGTTTCCTTATCCAATCCTATAGTTGCCCGTGCTCCTGCTTCAGCTTTTCATATTCTTTTTGCGTAAGCGAACTGCCACTACTGTTGTAAGCATCAAAATATTGGAAAACAAGACCAAGCCCCCAAGCCAGCATTACCCACAATGGCCATGGAAAATGATTGAACCCATACAGGCGGTCAATGGAGAACCACCAGACGCCCCACAAGAAAGTAATGATGAAAATTAGGTTAGCAGGCTTTTCAAAATTTTTTTTCGTAGAAGTTTTACTTTTCATATAAAGCTTTATATATTCAAATTCAGAATTTGTTTACTGCTGTTTCCTCCTCCTTATCCACCCCCATGGATGGCACAGTTAAATAATTCTGCTACACCCCCATTGATGGTGAATTGTGTGCATATAGGTTAAGCTAGAAAAATACGGCTATGATCCAATACCTCTTTAAACCTGGTGTTTCACAACTGGTGGCTACCATAGACTTGTGCTGCGAGAATTAGGCTCCACTGATAACTCCCGGTGTTCATTACTGTTTCATTCTAAACCTAATATAAAACGTATGCAGCAGAAATTTACTTCGCCTTTTAAGGCTGTGCTTTGTATCCTGTTTATTTTGTGGGAAATTGATGGGTGGGGGCAGTTGCTTGAACAAGATTTCAAAAGCTCCTCTACTATTAATCATTATGTAAGTAGCACACCTACGAACGGACAATTTAATGGTTTAACAACTTCGGGAGCAAGTACTACTGTTACAATCACTTCTAATAAACTGAGATTTTCAAGAAGTGGAGGCAATGTAGGGGCCATGTCTAGAACGACTGATTTCATTCCAAATCCGACGGCAATGTTAGTCAAATTTGATGTTGCAATTACAGGGAACTCAGCTGCTACTACCAATTTTGCAGGTTTTCAAGTAGGCTCTGGTTTTTCAACGAATAATAGTAGAGAAAATAATGCAAACAGTCATTCCAGACTTGGCATCAATTGCACCTCTACAGACGGGCAATTTACGCTGCGGAATATAGGTACAAGTGTAACTGGCTTAAATACATTTTCTGGATCTCAGACAATAACTTGGGCAATCAACAATTCTGGTGGAACCTTACACTATAGAGCACCAGACGGAACTAATGAGTCTATTGCAAATGATACTTGGGATGTTTGGGTAGGTACTACAAAGGAATTTAATGATCAGCCAGCAACTACAAGCACAGTTGACCTGACAGATTTTAAATTTGTTATTGATAATGGAACAGTGACCATTGACATAGATAATATTCTATTTGATCCTCTACCGATCACACCAACTGCTTCCACTGCTACTGCTTTAACTTCATCCTCATTCAATGCGAACTGGTCAGCAGTATCTGAAGTGACAGGATATAGACTTGATGTGGCAACTGATAATACATTTTCGACTATGGTCTCCGGTTACGATAACCTGTATGTTCCAGGGCAATCAACAAACTCAAAATCTGTCACAGGCCTTTCAGCTGGTACAAGCTATTACTATAGGATTAGAGCAGCATCTCAATATTCCGTTGGTGAATTTGCAAGTGGAAACTCTTCCGTACAAGCGACTTCAACTTTAATTGGCTCACATAGTTTAACTGCTGGAACTTTAGCAGCCTTTGGAAGTGTATGTATAAACAATATTGAAGGGCCTCACTCCTTTACATTATCTGGCTCAGGTTTAGACGGTAGTGACGTACTTATCGGTGGACTTGCCGGATTTTCCTACTCCACTACTTCAAGTGGAACTTACACATCAACCCTGACCCTACCAGCATATAATGGTGCCAATATTACTATTTACGTGAAGTTCAATCCAACAGTAATACAATCGTATGATGGTGATATACTTGTTAGCGGAGGAGGTTCTTCAAGCATCAATGTAGCCGCTTCTGGAAGTGGAATTAATCTCCCGCCTTCAGTTAATACAGGAGGCACATCAAATATTACTTCTACTTCTGTAACACTGGCAGGAACCATAGCCTCTGCCGGATGTTCTTCCACTACAGCGTATGGAATAGAATATAGTACTACCAATGGCTTCGCTAATGGATCAGGCACTTCCGTGAGTTCATCTAATTTGAGCAGCGGAAGCTTTACTTCATCAATAAGTGGTTTAGCAGCAAACACGACTTATTACTTCAAAGCTTTTGCAACCAATAGCGGTGGAACCAGCTATGGCAATCAGGAAAGTTTTACAACTTCTAATTTGTCTGCACCAGTTATAGCTGCTGCCACTTCGGTAAGCCATAGTTCTTTCACCGCGAATTGGAATCCTGTGACAGGTGCAACAGGTTATCAATTAGACCTGCTACAACCAACAATGGGTAATATTTTGACTGAAGGCTTTGAAGGTATAAACTTCCCTCCTCAAGGTTGGCAAGCCACCGGCTGGTCAAGAAGTACAGCTGCTTCAGATACAAAAAGTGGTTCAGCAGCAGCAATCGCCAATTCTAACAACGGATCATTAACTACTGCAAGTATAGCTTATCCCAGTTCAATAAGTTTTTATCTTGGAAGAACAGTAAATACTACATCAAAAACTTTGACTGTAGAGGTTTCTACATCAAGTCCAACTACAGGCTTCTCAACCATTGAAACCTTTGATCACAACAATGTTCCTGCTGGTAGTTATGATCAATACACCATTGATCTTAGCTCATATTCTGGAAATCCAGAGGTATATATTCGCTTTACAAAGTCTTCTACGACTACATCACAATGGAGATTAGATGATATTTCTGTTTCAGGTCAAACTTTAAGTCCAATACCTGGTTTTAGTAACCTATTATTTGCTTCAACCTCTAATGTCATCAATGGCCTCACCCCTAACACCACCTATTACTACCGTGTACGTGCAGCCAGTGCCAATAGTACATCCGGTAACTCTAATGTTATTTCTGTTACTACACACAAGGACCCGGCTACTACAGTATACAGGACTAAGGCAAATGGTAACCTATCATCGCTATCTACATGGCAGTTCAACCAACAGGGTTCCGATTTTATAGATGCTACTTCGGCACCATCTGCCACTAACAGTATTCTCATACAGGATGGTCATCAACTTTTAGTTGATGTTGATCATGTGGTGGCTGCCGGAGCTTCACTGAATATTGCTAGTACAGGTTCTATGGTGGTTAGTGCAGGTAAATCACTTACAATTGCCGGTACTGCAGATTTCAACAACCGACCTGTAGTATTCAAATCAAATGCTTCGGGTACTGCTCGTTTAGGTGAGGTTACTGGAACACTTGCTGACGCTACCAATGTCACTGTTGAACGCTATATCTCAGGCATTGGTAAGTTTGGGAATCCCACTGCTCTCAATCGTGCTTATCGTATGCTTGCACCTTCTGTTAATACTGTTACTTCCATTAACGCAAACTGGCAGGAAGGGCAAACGAATGCAAGTACCAGCAGCAATAGCAATTTACTTCCCGGGTATGGTACTCACATTACCGGTGCGGGTGGCGCTGCTAATGGATTTGATCCAACACTTACCAACAATGCGAGCTTGTTTTATTACAATGCCGCAACCGATACATGGGTGACAGGAACTAATACTAATGTAGCTACGTTAGATGCTAAAAAGGGTTACCTGTTATTTGTAAGGGGCGACCGCAGCATCAATATGCTTTCTACTGCCAATCCGCTTCCTGCCACCAATACAGTGCTTCGTGCTACTGGAAGCCTGCTTACCGGCACACAGGTCTTCAGTAGTCTAGAGGGTAATGGCGCCTTTAATCTTATATCGAATCCATATGCATCGCCTATTGATTGGGCATCATTAGCAGCGGCTAATCCTTCCTTTGAAGATTTCTATACCTTATGGGATCCAAACCAAGGTACAAGAGGAGGATATGTGACGGTAGATAAAATGGGAGTTGTAAGTGCAGGCGCTGCCACCAGGCAGATACAAAGTGGCCAGGCATTTTTCGTCAAAGCAACCAGTGGTGCCGTTTCACCTACTTTCACCGTCACCGAAGCAGATAAAAGCAGCGAGAACAACATTGATGTGTTCCGTACAGGTAGTATGGAGATGTTCCGAACGTCACTTTACTTCATCGATGCCAGTGGTCGTATACTTGCCGATGGTGTGGTGAACGTGTATGACAATGCCTATACCAAAGCAGTAGATGCCAATGACGCACCACAGATAGCTAACTGGGATGAAGATATTGCCATCAGCAGGAGCAACCAGATGTTGAGTATCGAAAAGCGTCCACTGATAGATAACAACGATACAATCTTCTTGTCGGTTGCCAGATTGAAGCAGCAAGCTTATGAGTTGCAATTTGAAGCCATAGGTTTCAATGCACCAGGTTTGCAGGCATACCTTGAGGATAAGTTCCAGGGCATCAACATTCCACTTAGCCTTGATGGTCCTACAGTAGTGCCATTCACGGTTACATCCAATGCGGCCTCTTCCGCTGCTGACAGGTTCAGGGTGGTATTCCAGACTGCTGCTGTACTACCGGTGACTATTACTGCTGTAAAAGCTTACCAACAGAACAATAACATACAAGTGGACTGGTCAGTGGCTGGTGAGACTGATATGGCACAGTATGAAGTTGAAAAATCAGCAGATGGCCGCAGCTTTACCAAAGCAGTAAGTGTTGCAGCGCGTAATACCACAAGTATTGGAAGTTATGGTTGGGTAGATGCCAATCCGTTAAATGGTGCTAACTACTATCGTATCAGAAGCATTAGCAGAAATGGCCAAAAGACGCTCAGTCAAACGGTAAAAGTTGTTGTTGGAAAAACCACGTCTACTATAGCAATTTTTCCAAATCCTGTAGCAGGTGACCAGCTTTCGCTCCAGGTGCAACTACCAAAAGGTAGTTATACAATAAGCCTGATCAATAGTGTTGGTCAGCGTGTCCTCAATCAAACGTTCTTACACGGAGGAGGGGCAGCTGCTCAAACATTGCAACTCATGCAAGTGCCAAAGGGTCTGTACCAACTACAGGTTACTGGCGAAGGGCAGGTGTTCACGCAATCACTATTAAAAAAATAATTTACTCTCAACCTAAAAACGATAAACATGAATATCACAAAAAGAATGTTGAACCTGGTGATCCTATTTTTACTGCTAACTGCAGCACCAGTAATTTTACATGCACAAACAAATCCTCCTGTTGACACAATCGACACCCCCATCGACGGCGGCCTCTCCCTGCTGATTGCGGCAGGAGTGGGTTATGGTGCTAAGAAAGCTTATGATGCAAGGAAGAAGAAAGAGGACCTGAGTAAATAATTATTTAATTATTGAATTGGAAAATATTGCGGCTGCCCTAACAGGTGGCCGCTTTGTTTTTATGGCAGTGCCTACCTGTGATGATCTTTATAAGCTTCGAAGCCACAATTTAGCTTCATCAACTTCTTTGAAGATTTTAATGCAAGAGGCTGCAGGGGTTATGGCTGCCGTTTGCCCGGCAAGTGATGCAGACAATTCTTCGGGTGATAGTACCCAGGCAAAATGCTTCAATCCAGCTTCAGCTATTCGCGGAAACCAATCGTTTGCCACCCATGCATGTTCCCATAGCCCTTTTACATGCGTATTATCGTTCAGGATTTTTGAGTACTTCATTTGCTTTAATATCTCCAGCATCTTCTCGCATCCTGCATATACTGAATTCTTTAACTGAAAGCCAGTCCAGTCAACATAGATCCAGTCTTCCTGCAGTGAGATAGTATAAAAATCGGTTACGGTTAAAATCTCTGTTTTGTTCATACCAAACTTCAATTGGGGAAGTAAATATTCACTGGCTGTATGAACCGAAAATATTACCTCCACTATTACATTTAGATTTTTACCAATACCATTTGCAAGCCACCCAGAAAAATCAAATTGATTTTACTAGTACGTTCAAATAATCCTTACTATGATATGCCAAAACATTAACAAATATTAGCTGATGCTACCATTTTTAATTTCTTTTTCTATGGCACGTTTATTTTAAGAAGTGGATATTGCCTGCTGCACTAGTTATCTCCATCCAAAACAATTATTGCTCCTTAATTACTAGATTTTACCTTCACCAACTTTAAAGGGTTGATAGGAGTAATCCTTGCATGTTTCAACTGTTGGCCATACCTATTGCCATATTATCTATGCACTTTTTATAGTTGCACTAAACCAGTTTATTCAATGCTGGAGTTAAAAATTTAGGTAAAACAAGGCCTTCTTTCCAAACAACCTTTAACTTTCAAAAGATGAAAAATGATAATAGGGTAGCAGGTCTACTGAAAGAAGCTTCTAAACAAGCACATTTAGATACAGAGCGAACATTGCTGAAGAAACTAAAAGCTATTTCAACAGTGGGTGAATATGGAAAAATACTTTCTCTTTTTTATGGCTATTATCAACCTATAGAACAAGCAGTTCAGCAATATATTTCTGCAGAGTTATTGCCTGATATAAAGACGCGTCAGCGTTCAAGATTTATACTTCACGATCTGCAAATTCTGCAAGTATATCATGAAGCAATATTAGCAGAAGATCTACCAATCATTAGTTCTACGGCGCAGGCAGCAGGAGCATTGTATGTGCTTGAAGGTTCTACTCTAGGCGGACAGTATATTGTAAAGATGTTGCAGCAGAATCCAGCTTTACAACAGCACCAGCATGCTATACAATTTTTTGATGGGTATAAAGATCAAAATGAGCTGATGTGGGACCAATTTAAACAGGCGCTTGATCTTCTTGTACAAACTGATGAAGAACAGGAACTAGCCGAAAAAGCAGCTATAGAGACTTTTACTAAAATGAACCACCAGATACTAAAAGCTGAATATGCCTGGAACTAACCACACTAACTACGATGCAATATTTTGTGGGAAGCAACCGCTGCACAACACCAACCTGATACAGTCGCACGGGGCATTGATTGCGGCTGAAAGCGGCACGCACAAAATTGTGCAGGTGAGTGAAAATATTGATGCACTACTTGGCATGGCTGTAGACGATGTAGTAGGACTTTCACTAGCTGATGTATTGAATGATGATAGTGTACAACTGGTAAACTCTTCTGTGTCATCAGGAGCGCTGCATGCGAAAGTGCCCAGCACATTATATTTCAGTAAAGCTGGAAAAGAGGAAGGATACCTTGCACATCTGCACCAGAAAGACGACCTGCTGATTATTGAAGTAGAATTTACTGATAAGCTTGTTGACAAAGCTTCCTTCATAAAGATCTTTCAGCAGGTAAAACAAGTAGTATCTGCTATAGAAGCTGCAACTACAGTAAATGAGGTTTGTATCGTTGCTGCCAATGTCATAAAAGAACTTTCTGGATTTGATAAGGTGATGATCTATTCTTTTGATGAAGGATGGAATGGAACAGTGGTTGCCGAAGCAATGGAGCAAGGAATGGATTCATATTTTGGATTGAAGTTTCCTGCTTCTGATGTGCCTAAGCAGGCAAGGGAGCTTTATCTTTCTAATCCATATCGCCTGATACCGAACCGCGATTATGTGCCTGTTCCGCTTTCTCCTTACAATAATCCTGTTACAAATACTTTTACTGACCTCTCATCCTGCAAACTCAGGAGCGTAGCACCTGTTCACCTGGAATACCTGCGTAATATGGGGGTGGTGGCTTCCATGAGTACACGTATCATT
Coding sequences within it:
- a CDS encoding AMP-dependent synthetase/ligase — its product is MTSKRLFDCLAHQLSKFPKDDMLVAKINGTWTPYSTQQVQDIVNRFSAGLYKLGVSANDFSPEGSDKIAIISSNRPEWVFTDLAVQQVGAILVPIYPTTNPLELEFILKDAAVKYIFVSSEDLLEKVRSVQDRVPTLRNVYTFDEIAGADHWTKVRDMADEQALRKVEEIKATISPEHLATIIYTSGTTGTPKGVMLRHRNIYSNVYAAKDSFKFPDSPHLKVLSFLPLNHIFEKMVTYIYLYSGISIYYAESLETIGDNLKEVKPHGFTTVPRLLEKVFEKIMAKGNELTGVKRKLFYWAVDLAEKYDNLKSGGVFYNAQLAIANKIIFSKWREALGGNIEFIITGGAACQEKLLRIFNAAKIPIYEGYGPTENSPVISVNRRDPWTDTKFGTVGPPINGTQVKLAEDGEILVSGPSVMQGYYKRPDLTEEVLKDGWLLTGDIGVWDGKFLKITDRKKELFKTSGGKYVAPQPIENRLKESPYIEQVLVVGAEKKFVGALIVPSYPMLREWMRENNLTFTSNEEAIKHPQVLQHYRSLVENFNKYFNQVEQIKKFELLPREWSIDSGEMTPKMSLKRKVITEKYKDAVERIYV
- a CDS encoding 2TM domain-containing protein; protein product: MKSKTSTKKNFEKPANLIFIITFLWGVWWFSIDRLYGFNHFPWPLWVMLAWGLGLVFQYFDAYNSSGSSLTQKEYEKLKQEHGQL
- a CDS encoding fibronectin type III domain-containing protein, which gives rise to MQQKFTSPFKAVLCILFILWEIDGWGQLLEQDFKSSSTINHYVSSTPTNGQFNGLTTSGASTTVTITSNKLRFSRSGGNVGAMSRTTDFIPNPTAMLVKFDVAITGNSAATTNFAGFQVGSGFSTNNSRENNANSHSRLGINCTSTDGQFTLRNIGTSVTGLNTFSGSQTITWAINNSGGTLHYRAPDGTNESIANDTWDVWVGTTKEFNDQPATTSTVDLTDFKFVIDNGTVTIDIDNILFDPLPITPTASTATALTSSSFNANWSAVSEVTGYRLDVATDNTFSTMVSGYDNLYVPGQSTNSKSVTGLSAGTSYYYRIRAASQYSVGEFASGNSSVQATSTLIGSHSLTAGTLAAFGSVCINNIEGPHSFTLSGSGLDGSDVLIGGLAGFSYSTTSSGTYTSTLTLPAYNGANITIYVKFNPTVIQSYDGDILVSGGGSSSINVAASGSGINLPPSVNTGGTSNITSTSVTLAGTIASAGCSSTTAYGIEYSTTNGFANGSGTSVSSSNLSSGSFTSSISGLAANTTYYFKAFATNSGGTSYGNQESFTTSNLSAPVIAAATSVSHSSFTANWNPVTGATGYQLDLLQPTMGNILTEGFEGINFPPQGWQATGWSRSTAASDTKSGSAAAIANSNNGSLTTASIAYPSSISFYLGRTVNTTSKTLTVEVSTSSPTTGFSTIETFDHNNVPAGSYDQYTIDLSSYSGNPEVYIRFTKSSTTTSQWRLDDISVSGQTLSPIPGFSNLLFASTSNVINGLTPNTTYYYRVRAASANSTSGNSNVISVTTHKDPATTVYRTKANGNLSSLSTWQFNQQGSDFIDATSAPSATNSILIQDGHQLLVDVDHVVAAGASLNIASTGSMVVSAGKSLTIAGTADFNNRPVVFKSNASGTARLGEVTGTLADATNVTVERYISGIGKFGNPTALNRAYRMLAPSVNTVTSINANWQEGQTNASTSSNSNLLPGYGTHITGAGGAANGFDPTLTNNASLFYYNAATDTWVTGTNTNVATLDAKKGYLLFVRGDRSINMLSTANPLPATNTVLRATGSLLTGTQVFSSLEGNGAFNLISNPYASPIDWASLAAANPSFEDFYTLWDPNQGTRGGYVTVDKMGVVSAGAATRQIQSGQAFFVKATSGAVSPTFTVTEADKSSENNIDVFRTGSMEMFRTSLYFIDASGRILADGVVNVYDNAYTKAVDANDAPQIANWDEDIAISRSNQMLSIEKRPLIDNNDTIFLSVARLKQQAYELQFEAIGFNAPGLQAYLEDKFQGINIPLSLDGPTVVPFTVTSNAASSAADRFRVVFQTAAVLPVTITAVKAYQQNNNIQVDWSVAGETDMAQYEVEKSADGRSFTKAVSVAARNTTSIGSYGWVDANPLNGANYYRIRSISRNGQKTLSQTVKVVVGKTTSTIAIFPNPVAGDQLSLQVQLPKGSYTISLINSVGQRVLNQTFLHGGGAAAQTLQLMQVPKGLYQLQVTGEGQVFTQSLLKK
- a CDS encoding biliverdin-producing heme oxygenase — encoded protein: MKNDNRVAGLLKEASKQAHLDTERTLLKKLKAISTVGEYGKILSLFYGYYQPIEQAVQQYISAELLPDIKTRQRSRFILHDLQILQVYHEAILAEDLPIISSTAQAAGALYVLEGSTLGGQYIVKMLQQNPALQQHQHAIQFFDGYKDQNELMWDQFKQALDLLVQTDEEQELAEKAAIETFTKMNHQILKAEYAWN
- a CDS encoding PID-CTERM protein-sorting domain-containing protein, producing MNITKRMLNLVILFLLLTAAPVILHAQTNPPVDTIDTPIDGGLSLLIAAGVGYGAKKAYDARKKKEDLSK